From the genome of Vicia villosa cultivar HV-30 ecotype Madison, WI linkage group LG2, Vvil1.0, whole genome shotgun sequence, one region includes:
- the LOC131646754 gene encoding putative nucleobase-ascorbate transporter 10 produces the protein MSQNDGGALKIEEAKPTAPPVKEQLPGIQYCINSPPPWREAVILGFQHYLLTLGITVLIPTIIVPQMGGGNVEKAKVIQSLLFVSGLNTFLQSLFGTRLPIVVVGSYTYIIPILSIVQASRYNAYSDPYERFTMTMRGIQGALIISSSFQIAIGFFGFWRNAVRFLSPLSVVPYVTFTGLGLYQLGFPMLANCVEIGLPALIIMVFISQYLHRYISTVRPIHDRYAVLFTVAIAWLFAQLLTTSTAYNHKSESTQNSCRTDRAGLITSAKWVYLPYPFQWGPPTFNVLEAFPMMAASIVSLFEFSGTSYAAARYGSATPVPPSIISRGAGWVGVGAFLSAIFGCVTGTTASAENAGLLALTKVGSRRVIQISSGFMIFFSIFGKFGAVFASVPFPIIAALYCVLFGYVSSAGLGFLQFCNLNSFRTKFVLGFSFFLGISIPQYFSQYFYVKHEQGSPRWLCDIVSVIFMSHVTVAALVALILDLTLSGDDDAAKNDSSLKWWEKFSLYSSDVRNDEFYSLPCRLNELFPSL, from the exons ATGTCTCAAAATGATGGCGGAGCCTTAAAAATCGAGGAAGCGAAGCCTACCGCGCCGCCCGTGAAAGAACAATTACCTGGAATTCAGTATTGCATTAATAGTCCACCTCCATGGC gtgaagcagtgatatTAGGGTTTCAGCATTACCTTCTGACTCTTGGCATTACTGTTTTGATTCCAACTATAATTGTTCCTCAAATGGGTGGAGGAAAT GTTGAGAAGGCCAAGGTGATACAGTCCCTTCTGTTTGTTTCTGGACTAAACACCTTCCTTCAATCTTTATTCGGAACTCGATTACCGATTGTAGTTGTTGGTTCATACACTTACATAATACCTATACTTTCTATTGTTCAAGCTAGCAGATATAATGCATATTCAGATCCTTATGAg AGGTTTACTATGACAATGAGAGGGATTCAAGGTGCTTTGATCATAAGTTCGAGTTTCCAAATCGCTATTGGATTTTTCGGGTTTTGGAGGAATGCTGTAAG GTTCCTTAGTCCACTTTCTGTTGTTCCATATGTAACATTCACTGGACTTGGTCTATATCAACTTGGTTTCCCAATG CTTGCGAACTGTGTCGAAATCGGGCTTCCTGCGTTAATTATAATGGTTTTCATCTCACAG TATCTTCATCGGTATATTAGCACCGTGAGGCCTATACATGACCGATACGCAGTGCTATTTACCGTTGCAATTGCATGGTTATTTGCACAGCTTTTAACTACTTCCACTGCATATAACCACAAGTCAGAAAGTACACAGAATAGCTGCCGCACGGATCGTGCTGGACTCATTACTTCCGCGAAATG GGTGTATCTTCCTTACCCTTTTCAATGGGGGCCTCCTACTTTCAATGTTCTTGAAGCTTTTCCTATGATGGCTGCTTCTATAGTTTCTCTTTTTGAG TTTTCTGGTACATCCTATGCTGCTGCAAGATATGGAAGTGCCACGCCCGTGCCACCTTCGATTATAAGCCGCGGAGCTGGTTGGGTG ggagtAGGTGCTTTTCTCAGTGCTATATTTGGCTGTGTAACCGGAACTACAGCATCTGC GGAAAATGCTGGTTTACTAGCATTAACAAAAGTAGGAAGCAGAAGAGTAATTCAAATATCATCTGGCTTTATGATTTTCTTCTCTATATTCG GTAAATTTGGAGCAGTTTTTGCATCTGTTCCTTTCCCTATCATAGCAGCATTATATTGCGTATTATTCGGCTATGTGT CTTCTGCTGGTCTTGGTTTTCTCCAATTCTGTAACCTTAACAGTTTCCGAACCAAATTCGTGTTAGGCTTCTCATTCTTCTTAGGAATCTCCATACCACAATATTTCTCacaatatttttatgtcaaacaTGAACAAGGAAGTCCTAGATGG TTATGTGATATCGTAAGTGTGATCTTCATGTCACATGTAACGGTTGCTGCGTTGGTTGCTCTAATTTTGGATCTCACGCTTTCTGGCGACGATGATGCAGCGAAAAATGACAGTAGTTTGAAATGGTGGGAGAAGTTTAGCTTGTATAGTTCAGATGTTAGAAATGATGAGTTCTATTCTTTACCTTGCAGACTCAATGAGCTTTTCCCATCACTTTAA